GTATTTTTACAAGATTTAGGATAATCTTTTAAAACTGCACAATTGATCAAAGAACACTACCTCATGGAACCCATGATTGGTGAGTATTCCTCGTACCAGGCGACTCTCTGTGCGCACAATCTTGAAGGCCATATGATATCGCTCTgagcaaatgaaaaacatcagaCAACAAATTATTCTTTGTGTCCAACCTTTTTGAAGGCAGTAAATATCAATCCCATTGCCAATACTTTTCTCTGTCAATTTTAGCTACAGTAACTTGCAGTGTACCTCCAATGGAGCAGATGTTGCCATCTTTTGAAACTGCAGCCtcaggaaaaaacaggaaaactggGATGGTCTTACTCAGGCCGCTCCAAGCGATGCAGGGATGATCTCTAGTGGACAGTCAGATGAAACTTGTTTTGGGGTGGAATTTTAAAAGACCTCAAAGTTCTTGTCCAACGGACCAGTCAAAAATCATGCAGTCTGCAGAGCTAAAGACTTAACATAGGGAAAATTTCCATGTAGCAACGTGATAAAGAAACACTCTGAGGTGAAATCTCCAGGATGATGTGATGTAACTGCAGGATGGACTGCATCCTAACATGTTTGCTTCAGTCAGACAGAACCAAACACGGGACGTGATAGAGAATAACAAAGCCATGTACTGATAGTACCAGACACAGCCGGCCTATCGGGGCAAAAAGTGAGATAAGGTAGAAGAAAGATGGACAAGAACTCAATCAGGCATGGAGAGACTTGATAAGAAGGACAGGCATGTAAACAATTGCTGGTGATAAGTTAAGTATCCAGGTCTGTTGGACAATATGGCACAGATCTTTTCTATTCCCGTGGCGTTGTTGCAAGGTATTTTGCTGATATTTATCCGTCGTATATTTTGAATATAAACCGTCCTCCAAAATATGAGATGCTACACAGAAGAAGTGAAGGATCCTGGATAAAAGGCCTTATTGAGGTCCTCACAGCGATAACTTTCAGCAAAGTGTTGACATTTAATTTGGAAATATTTAGTCAGGTATGAAGATTAATTATTAGCTTCTAAAATACCGGTACTTTAAGGAATCTCTTGTCTCATACTAACCAAACTGAAAAAACCCACAACCATGATCAGCATGAGCATCACTGGACTACAAAAGACCTCTGACTGATGCATAACAACATATGGTACATTTGCGAgaaattttaaaatctgtttactGAACTGTGCCAAAACCCTGAGATCATGACTGTCTGGGAAGCCTAAGTAGAATCTGCATGCTATTAAGCGATTGGCAATAAAAATATCATCAAACATCTGTTCTTATGCTCGTGTTCCTTTTTTACTCatcaaatgcaataaaaaactGAGTACCATGAAGTACTATTGAGGATATTTTGAGCCTTTTGAAGGTAATTAATGTTGCGTCTTTAATACTGTATTTCCTTAGTTTCAGTAAATCCTTCATAAGTGTTCATCATGTGCCTGTAAAGCTATATGCTCATTATCCTTTGCATTGTCAGAGATTATGGCTATCATATACTTTCAATGTCAACATGTATTAACTGCCCCTGACTAATTGTGATAAACAAATGGAGGTTACAGTCTGATACTAACCAGTCTAAACATATTACTTACAAATTGGGTTAAAAGCTGTGGCACGGTGAATCTCAGGGAGGTGCAACTATGCTTCAGAGGGAATTACAAAACCCAACTGCTGAAGCTATTATCTGTACCTACATGCCCTACACTCTTATTTAAGTGAGGCTTTCATCAATTATGCAAAATGAAAGCCAGCTGAAGGTTTCCTTTTGTCCAGAAGTTTGTCATAAATTACACCGCCCCGCCAAAAaattgggtttcaataagcaaattgcagtgttatgatcaggggttgcttcggttggtcaagcCTAGattcagcaatattattcagcaaaaaaattaagtcagctgagtatctgaatgtactgaatgaccaggctatcccataaattgatttttttctcccggatgacacaatcatattccaggacaacaatgccaaaatttatcggactctaattgtgaaagagcggtccagggagcgtgaggaatcattttgacacatcaattggcccccacagtcctgagcttaaccccattcaagtatatgggatgtgctggagaagaccttgcagagtggtttgactcctatcgtcaataaaagaactcggccaaaaattcatgcaattctggacagaaataaatgctgtgacgttgtacgaggttgttGAAACAATGCGGCGGCAAATGTGcaccgcaatcaaagctacaggcagtcccatgaaatattagagtgtgtgacttttttttttggccgagCAGTGTATTAAACTCATTGAAGACACACTCTGCAAACCTGCATATATTATGTTATGTACTAGATACAAGACAACATACTACAACCGAGGAAAATAACATTGCATTTGCTTAGATCACTGTGTATTTAAGGTAATATTGTATTTAAAGAAACATCTCTAACAGTATCAGTTGTGTTCAGAACTTAGATGATGCCAAAGGAGACGTGTGTAAAACCAAATCCATAGGCAGAAGCGGGCAAGGCATGTCATCCTCATCTCTGTACTTTATACATCTTGAACAGGTAGTAAATGTAGTTTTGGGCTGAATTTATAAAGTTGATTTGACCACAGGCAATATAAACATTACAACAGCCATTTAAAGTTTCATTCAATGAGTGAATTTCAAGATtaggaaaaaagtaatttccctacagagattattaaaggattattaattaattacatatatttttattcaatctGAGATGGTGGAGAGTAGTACATAAGCACCACAGGGTTTTATTCTATCTTCTTTCCTCTTTGCCTTGTTCACCTCAGACTTCCAGTGTCTTTGCTTTATTACTCTGACCACTCAATGCACTTCAAAAACCAAGGGGgtattcactcattcacacacacctcatcagGAGAAAATCATTTACAATACTGCTCACATATCTGTGAAGACGTTGTTGGGAATAGTCAATGTTCAGAATATTTCTATCAATCCTTCTATTTCTCACAGATGGTTTTATACATAGATATTAATGCAACACAATTCTGTGAATTCTGCACTAGAAATTTATACCCATGTTTTGCAGTTTATTTAAGTGTTGACGTATCTTTTCTGTTCCTGGTTGTAGTTAACCACGGTTTGTAATTCTGttttagatttatatttttagttacaGGAGACTCATAATAAGGGTCATAACACTCACTCTTGGTGGTCTTCTGATGAGGATTCAGAGTCCTCTTTGCCCCTGATCACTGCCGGCATCTTCACCATAAAAGAGGATCCACTGTCCGGTGAAACCCTCCTGGGGGGTAAATGTCTGGGAATAAGCATGGCACTCCAACTACAAGAACatttctttaattaatttaataataatcagcATTGTTGCTATTAAAGATAGCGAACAGAACATGTTAAGAAGGTGGTTGAGCCCAGACTGACAGACGAGCATGGGTTAGCTCAGTAAGACTCAGGTTATGACAGGTTACTAAAGAAATGGTAAGCTAACCATGTAAACACTGGGCTTCAGACTGCTCAACTACACATTTCTATCACAGCATACAAATACATAACAACGTCGACTTGCCTTAATGCATGATCATTTGCTCGCTGCTTGTTAGCTATTGCCACCAGGGTCATTTGATCACCGCGGTTAATCTTCCTGGTAACTATAACAACTGAGCAGCCACAGAGCAGGAGTTTGCGCACTACCGTCTATGAGGGTAAATTTTGTCGTTTCATCCAGTGGTTAATTAAATGCTGCAAAagtcttgatttttttaaattttaatgtaaaaaactAAGAACTCATTGTACTAATAAAATGTCATATGCTGATCAAAAAATGCAGTTCGATCGTTTCACCAGAGACTTCAACGGAGACACCGCTCACAACGGGGCACTATCTTGTACCCACATACACTCTTTGGTTAAACGTACAGCAGCGTAAGAACCACAGGTGACCAAATATCTTGATGTTGATTGGTTCTTAGAGAAAATGGGCGGAACGTAAAGGACGTTTTGGCGAACCGCGGAGGTGGTATGATTGGATGGAGCCATATCCAGAGCTCTGTTATTGGTCAAGCCCGCAAGCCAAAGGTTGACTGAGTTACCATTGTGAATGCTATACAACACTATTATCAGTTTGAGCGTCCTCGTACTGAGTCAACCCTATCGTTTTGTTTGAGAGACAAGGTAAATGTCCAGAAAtaatttcatgaatattttgttaTAATCGCCTCAGCGATTGTGTTAATCATTGCATCCTATAACCATTGACTAGCTAATAAACAGTCTCAACGTGATGTGTTAGTCATGCAACATGCAGCAGACGAATTGTTCCCTCTGTAACATTATCTGCCTGTGACACTTGTCTTGTTCTCCGGTTAGAACTTGCGGATCTTGCGCTGAACAGACTGGCCTGTCCTTTCGACAGGTGCATCTCGCAGACTGAAAATGAGTCGCTTTCTGAACGTCCTGCGGAGCTGGTTGGTGATGGTGTCCGTCATCGCGATTGGAAACACAGTGCAGAGTTTCAGAGATCACAGCTTTCTGTCAGAAAAGCTCTACACGGGAACACCagagtttggtgagccaaagaaATCTTACAGCAACCCACATGGAACATCATGATGTTGGTGATGTTTGGGAGCAGGTGATAGGAGTCATCAAACATAGACAAGATTATGATTACacaatattttaatacatattatatatatatatatatatatatatatatatatatatatagatatagatatagatatagatatagatatagatatgtgctgtcaggcgattaagtCTAATTTATTACAGAATTTGTAATTGATCTAaataatcgcattttaatctaatacctgctaaaggcctccaaataaagaatttgaattctaggacattacaaaattgtagtgcatgactaatcaatagaatgcaccaagaagagaagatttgaaatccacatttttattggttaagtgtgctttgtaaatgaaattcaaaagaaaaaaggccaagcacatcagcaaaccaattaggccaggtgcatttctcaaaaaatgcaatacaaatacagttaaataaaatgaataaaattcagaaataaaataaggctgagtctcaaataggcacataagcagactctcaatcaaaatgaatactaaagctgactcaatacatcaatttaaaatgaatagtataacatgcctctaaataaggcagcatcaatagcaagatgccaacagggcaggcatttcctttaaaagggtaagctaacgtttaactctgtgtccttgacatgttttgcatttaaatgatacgttaggctggagctgcttcggtgatatgaaaatctcttttacaaaaggtacaaataacaatcttcttcctttcctttgggcttttcccttcgggggtcaccacagcgaatcagtcacctccatctaaccctgtcttctgcatcctcttctctcacaccaactaccttcatgtcctctttcactacatccataaacctcctctttggtcttcctctaggcctcctgccaggcagttcaaaactcaggtacaaacaaaaaaaggtacaaataataataataataatgggtattcgatttatatagcgcttttctggtcCCTCAAAGACGCTtcacatcggatccattattcattcactcctcattgatacttggtgatggtaagctacgtgtgtagccacagctgctggggcagactgacggaggcgtctacagcgcagaatcactttgtttttgttgatagtcccgtctttgttctttttataaataaactttccgcccaaaggtccgagtgggcttgcctctcTCTCCTGTGccgtgtccatctctgttgtcagtcactctgcttgtgactagtggcgcaggtacaaagtgacgtcactgcagcctacaggtCCTTCAATGGGCCAAacttaaaatgcttgcgcattgattTGCCACTTACGATTAATTgggttaatttttatagcgcgttaattaatgcgttaaagtgacagccctaatatatacatacatatgacATTTCTTCATATAACCtgacatacacatatatactgataataaaataatgtgttttacatttaagtCCATCTTTGATATTTAACCATCTCATTTAAGGACCAGGCTCTTATTTTACATACAGGAAGTACAGGTGATTATTTCATgatccatttttttcttcttttatcctCAGTAAATGGTCTCCAAGCTCGAACATTTGGGATCTGGACGCTGTTGTCATCAATCATTCGCTGCACGTGTGCCATAGACATCCAGAATAGAACGTAAGATTCCTTCTCACTTCCTGCTCGTTGTTTCTTTATGCATTCCTCATATTCATACAGTGTCCCACACTGGCGCCTGCAGGCTTTATCACATCACCTTATGGACATTTGTGTTGGCATTGGGCCACTTTTTGTCTGAAGCTTTCATCTACAAAACCGCACCTCTCACCATCGGGGTCATGGCACCACTAATTGTAGCAAGTAAGTGTGGACTACACAGAGGAGTCATAAAGTCTACTGTAATTATATTTTCAGGGTAGGTTTTTATGGGCATTAAAACACCGCTTTAAATGATAATATTTGTaacttcatgtgtttttctaGGTTTCTCTATCATTGGAATGCTGATTGGATTCCAGTGTTTTCCAGAGTCACGAGAGGATGTTGGTGCTCGACAGAAGAAGCGCAACTGAATCCATGCAGTTTCAGTTTATCTCCAGTCCATTGAACCTGTCTCCAGAGTGACCACCAGAAACTAGCAGACTGGTCCTAACATGAGGTTTCTCACTCTGCCTTAGTATTCAGAAGTCAGAAGTCCTGAATGGCAGGAAGAGATGAAGGCCTGCTGGGTGATCTAACAGtcatgacaggaaaaaaatactttacagTCTGCATTTATCATCTTTATtcatcaacagaaaaataaaatatactcaTATTTTTCCAGTTTTACAGAATCTCTACAGTTcaataaatattgttaattagaacaacaaaatacagtattattacaCAGTCCAGTCAAAAGCTTATTTTCAGTTAAGAAAAAGGTAATATTGGATTCACCACACTGACAGGAGAATAATTCATTGGTTTTAACAACCATTAAGGTTTTGATTGTTCTAATCTTCTTATGGAATGAGCTCGCTTACACccacagtgatttttttttttttgccttgtgaTCATGGGCACCTTGGATGCATGTTCAGGTGTCAGTATTTCTGTTTGATGTGTTTGCAGTGCCATTGAGATAGTCTGTACTCAGTATGTTCTTCTTGTCATTCGGGGCGTCAGATGGAGAGATGCTCCCTTCACTTGCCTTTTTCTGTAAGACGGACAggaaaacattaaaatcacatttccaCAAGTAAAGAAAACTAGGagttttggaaataaagagaCATAAATTCTCAACACATTATTCAGTGAGAAAGTTAATATTGAAGGTTTTAAGTCTATTTCCTTTGTATTAAAATTCTCAAAAACTTTTTCACATTTGTATTATGAAAATAAAGACCATTCAAGTGAGTCCACCACAAATTCAATTTTTAGTTGAATTTAAACAAAAGCTTTCAATGAACAGTAACATCTAAAGGCcaatgctgtaaaaaaaaattttaatcgctgcttcaaattcattcataatttttttatagGAGGTTGAGATGCCAGGAGGATCCACCGTGACAGCGAGTGTTTAATTCCACAGGCAACTGACTGTGATGCGGCGTA
The Antennarius striatus isolate MH-2024 chromosome 17, ASM4005453v1, whole genome shotgun sequence genome window above contains:
- the erg28 gene encoding ergosterol biosynthetic protein 28 homolog isoform X2, whose product is MSRFLNVLRSWLVMVSVIAIGNTVQSFRDHSFLSEKLYTGTPEFVNGLQARTFGIWTLLSSIIRCTCAIDIQNRTLYHITLWTFVLALGHFLSEAFIYKTAPLTIGVMAPLIVASFSIIGMLIGFQCFPESREDVGARQKKRN
- the erg28 gene encoding ergosterol biosynthetic protein 28 homolog isoform X1 — protein: MKHHTGASRRLKMSRFLNVLRSWLVMVSVIAIGNTVQSFRDHSFLSEKLYTGTPEFVNGLQARTFGIWTLLSSIIRCTCAIDIQNRTLYHITLWTFVLALGHFLSEAFIYKTAPLTIGVMAPLIVASFSIIGMLIGFQCFPESREDVGARQKKRN